From the genome of Rhizobacter sp. AJA081-3:
ACCGGCACGCCATGGATCTGGATGGTCTCGCTGACCTTGTCGCGCGTGGTGCCGGGGATCGGCGTGACGATCGCGAGTTCTGCACCGGCCAGCGCGTTGAGCAGCGAACTCTTGCCCACGTTCGGCTGGCCCGCCAGCACCACCTTGATGCCTTCGCGCAGCAGCGCGCCGCTGCGGGCGCGGTCGAGCACGGCATCGAGCGCGGCGCAGACCCGGTCGAGCCGGCCGCGGGCATCAGCCTTCTCGAGGAAGTCGATCTCCTCTTCGGGGAAGTCCAGCGTCGCTTCGACCAGCATGCGCAGCTCGACGAGGCGTTCGCGCAGCAGGTTGACTTGCTTCGAGAACTCGCCGCTGAGCGATCGGCCGGCCGAACGCGCGGCCGACTCGGTGCTGGCTTCGATGAGATCGCTCACCGCTTCGGCCTGCGCCAGGTCGAGCTTGCCGTTGAGGAAAGCGCGCTCGGTGAATTCTCCAGGCCCGGCCAGACGAAGCCCACGCAGCCGGGTGCGGCCCTTCGCATCGCTCTGGGCAGCCGCCTCGAGGCAACGTGCCAGCAGCAACTGCAGCAGCACCGGGCCGCCATGGGCCTGCAGTTCCAGCACCGACTCGCCGGTGTAGGAGTGCGGTGCCGGAAAGTGCAGCGCCAGGCCCTGGTCGAGCGTCGAGCCGTCGGCGGCGAGAAAGGGCAGGTAGGTCGCCTGGCGCGGCTGCAGCGGCCGGCCGCACAGCGCCTCGATCAGCGGCTCCAGCGCGCGGCCCGACACCCGCACGATGCCGACGGCACCGCGCCCTGGAGCGGTGGCGACGGCAACGATGGCGTCGTGATGACGAGGCAGCATGCGGGGATTCTGGCGCAGTCGCGCAGTGCCAAGAACGAAGGGCGGTGCGCTGTCGAAACGACAACGCACCGCCCTCGATTGGCGCGGGGGGTAGCGGCGTCCGGCCTGTGTGCGCCGGTCCGTTGCACTGCCCGAGCCGGCCGGTGCACGCCTTCGTGCTGTACCGGGTCTGCCCCGCATGGAACCGATGGAAGTCTTGCTTCCCTGGTGCCCATGGTCGGCGTGTGCGGCCTGGCGAACAAGCCCCCATGCGAGGGGGCGAGCCCCCTAACGCAAACGATTCACGAAATCGGCGGCTGTGTCGGAACTTACTTTCCGAGCACCCCGAGTTGCTTGTTGATCAGGTACTGCTGCGCGATCGACAGGATGTTGTTCGTCAGCCAGTACAGCACCAGGCCGGCGGGGAAGAAGAAGAACATCACCGAGAAGATCAGCGGCATGATCCACATCATCTTGGCTTGCACCGGATCCGGCGGGGTCGGGTTCAACCAGGTCTGCAGCAAGCTGGTGCCGGTCATCAGCAACGGCAGGATGTAGAAGGGGTCGATCGCCGAGAGATCCTGGATCCAGCCCAGCCACGGTGCCTGGCGCATCTCGACGCTGGACAGCAACACCCAGTAAAGCGCAATGAAGAACGGCATCTGCGCCACGATGGGAAGGCAGCCGCCCAGCGGGTTGACCTTCTCTTCGCGGTAGATGCGCATCATCTCCTGCTGCATCTGCTGCGGCTTGTCCTTCAGGCGCTCGCGCAGTTCCATGACCTTCGGGTTGATGGCCTTCATCTTCGCCATCGAACGGTAGGCGCTGGCGTTGAGCCAGTAGAAAGCCATCTTCAGCAGCACCACGAGCGCGACGATCGACCAGCCCCAGTTGCCGATCAGCGCGTGCAGCTGCGTCAGCAGCCAGAACAGCGGCTTGGCCAGGATGGTGAACCAGCCATAGTCCTTCACCAGCTCCAGGCCGGGCGCCAGCGCGGCAAGCTTGTTCTCCTCCTGCGGGCCGACGAACAACTGCGCATCGAAGGCCTTGGTCGCACCGGCCGCCACCTCGCCGACGGGCAGGAACATGCCCACCGAGTAGGTATTGGTGTCGATCTTGCCCGTGTAGAACTCGCGCGGCAGCTTGGCGCCGCTGCCGTTGTCGACCAGCCAGGCCGAGGCGAAGTAGTGCTGCACCATCGCCACCCAGCCGTCGTTGCCGCTGGTGGCGTGGTCGGGCTTGTCGCCGGCCTTGTGCTTCTCGATGGTCTTGAAGTCGATCTTCTGGAACTTGGTGACGTCGGTGTAGACCGCCGGGCCCGTGAAGGTGAAGTAGAAACTCGATTCGCCTTCCGGCGGGTTGCCGTCGCGCACGAGCTGCAGGTACAGGCGCGGGTTGACCGCCGCGCCCGAACTGTTGATCACCTCGTGCCGCACGCCGATCACATGGTCGCCGCGCTTGAAGGTGTAGATCTTCGCGAGCTTGACGCCGCCCACGTCGGGCGACTCGAAGCGCACCTGCACCTCGTTGCTGCCATCGCGCAGGGCCAGGTCGCCCGGCACCAGCGTCATCACGGTGTGGTGGTTGGGCAGGCCCGCGCCGCCGGTCGGCGGGATCAGCCCCGTCTGGGCGGTGTACAGGCGCTTGGCCGACTGATCGAACAGAACCACGTTCTTGCTGCGATCGTTCTGGTCTCGCTGCTTGAGCAACTCGAGCCGCACCAGCGAGGCACCTTGGGTGTCGATCGTCGCCTTGACGAGGTCGGTGGTGACGGTGACGCGCTGGGCCTGCGCGGCAGAGGCTGCGGCCGCGGGCACCACGGCCGGTGTGGCCCCAGGGGCTGCTGTCGCTGCCGCCGGCGCGGCGGCCGAGGGCACCGGCACCGCGCCAGGCGCTGTCGACGCACCGGCCGCGGCCGGCTTGGCCACAGGGGCCGGGCCGAACATCGAGGGTTCGCCGTTGTGCCGGTTCCAGGCATCCCATATCAGGACGAGGGACATCGAGAACACCACCCACAGCAGGGTGCGACGCAGGTCGGTCATGGGGTCTTGTCGGACGAAGGGGTGGACGGGGCCGTTTCGGTCACGAAGCGGCGGAACAGGGCTGGCGGGCGGTGCGGCACGGGATCGAACCCGCCGTCACACCACGGGTGGCAACGCAGCACACGGGCACCGGCGAGGTAGCTGCCAGCCGCCGCACCGTGGCGCTGCAGCGCTTCGAGCGCGTAGACCGAGCAGGTCGGCTCGAAACGGCAACTGCTGCCCAGCCAGGGACTGAGCAGCAGCCGGTACCCCCGCACCAGCAGGATCAGGCCGCGTTGCGGCAAGTCGATCCAGCGGAAGGGCGCGTGATCCATGGCGATGTACTCAGGCCACCCGCTGGAGCAGCCTGGCGAGTTCCTCGCCGGCCAGCACGCCGAGCGCGGTGGATGCTGCTGCCGGAAAGGTGGCCCGGTCGAAGGGCGAGCGCAGTCGCACCACCCACAGGCCGCCGCTGAGCGAGGGCTCGCTGCGGCGGATCGCGGCGCGGATCTGTCGCTTCAGAAGTGATCGGGTCACCGAGCGGCGTGCGTGACGCTTCGGAATCACCATGCCGAGCCAGAGGCGAGAGCCCGGCGCAGCAGCCTGAACTGCCGAGTCATCCACAGGCAGGACCTCGGTTCGGGCTTCGCCTGTTGACAACTGTTCATTTTCGCGCTTGCGCAGGGGCTTGGCGGGCGGCGTGGGCACGCCGGCCAGGTGGTGCAGCGCGAAGTGGGCCGACCGTGCTCGCGGCGGGCACCGCAAGACGCGTTCGAAATCGACGGAGCGCACGATTCGGCCGATCACGGCAAGGCGGATGCGGGCAGAGCCTGGGCCGCCGGGCCGGCGGGCCTCAGACAGCCAGGCGCTTGCGGCCCTTGGCGCGGCGAGCGTTGATGACCGCGCGGCCGCCGCGGGTCTTCATGCGGACGAGGAAACCGTGCGTGCGTGCGCGGCGGACTTTCGAGGCTTGGTAGGTGCGTTTCATGATCGGTCCAGCGAAGCTGATCGGGAATCGGTTCGCCCGTCGCGCGCAAATCAGTACGAGTGGCGCGAAGAGGCTCAGAACCCGACGCGGCAGCCCGCTTCGGGAAACCGGCTATTACAGCAAAAATGTCCTTCCCGGTCAACGACTTGGCCTTTCAGGCGCCTCGGCCGGCCTGGCGACCGACACCTAGTTCATCTGTGGATAACCACTGGCGCGGGCGGTCACGAGGGGTAGAATCCGGCCGCTCCGAGAAGAACTTTTCCACAACATGGCGGCAGACCTGTGGCAACGCGGTTGCGAGAAGCTCGCAGCTGAATTGCCAGAGCAGCAATTCAACACCTGGATCCGGCCGTTGCCGGCCGCCGACGTCACCGATGACGCGGGCGGCGGCTCGGTGGTGACGGTGCGCGTGCCCAATCGATTCAAGCTGGACTGGATCCGCAACCAGTACGCCGGCCGCATCGAGGCCGTGCTGAGCGAGCTCGCCGGCAAGCCGGTGCGCCTGGACATCACGCTCGCGCCGCGCGAGGCGGTGGCACTCACGCAGCCGCGCCCGCCGACCACCTCGATGCAGCCGCTGGCGCAAGCACTCAACGGAAGCCGGGTCGGCGCCGAGCATGCCCCGGCGCCCCGGTCGCCATCCGCCGCAGCGGCCACGGCCGCCCGCGGCCGGCT
Proteins encoded in this window:
- the rpmH gene encoding 50S ribosomal protein L34, which produces MKRTYQASKVRRARTHGFLVRMKTRGGRAVINARRAKGRKRLAV
- the mnmE gene encoding tRNA uridine-5-carboxymethylaminomethyl(34) synthesis GTPase MnmE yields the protein MLPRHHDAIVAVATAPGRGAVGIVRVSGRALEPLIEALCGRPLQPRQATYLPFLAADGSTLDQGLALHFPAPHSYTGESVLELQAHGGPVLLQLLLARCLEAAAQSDAKGRTRLRGLRLAGPGEFTERAFLNGKLDLAQAEAVSDLIEASTESAARSAGRSLSGEFSKQVNLLRERLVELRMLVEATLDFPEEEIDFLEKADARGRLDRVCAALDAVLDRARSGALLREGIKVVLAGQPNVGKSSLLNALAGAELAIVTPIPGTTRDKVSETIQIHGVPVHVIDTAGLRDPDESADEVERIGIARSWAEIAGADAVVFLRDLTRQGEAGYDAGDARIAQRWPQGLATSGRLVEVFNKADASSAAPQGDALVISARSGQGLEALRERLLQLAGWHAQPEGVFIARTRHVQALRRTREHLERAQALAAQRDGALDLLAEELRLAHDALGEITGAFTADDLLGEIFGRFCIGK
- the yidD gene encoding membrane protein insertion efficiency factor YidD, translated to MDHAPFRWIDLPQRGLILLVRGYRLLLSPWLGSSCRFEPTCSVYALEALQRHGAAAGSYLAGARVLRCHPWCDGGFDPVPHRPPALFRRFVTETAPSTPSSDKTP
- a CDS encoding ribonuclease P protein component, giving the protein MIGRIVRSVDFERVLRCPPRARSAHFALHHLAGVPTPPAKPLRKRENEQLSTGEARTEVLPVDDSAVQAAAPGSRLWLGMVIPKRHARRSVTRSLLKRQIRAAIRRSEPSLSGGLWVVRLRSPFDRATFPAAASTALGVLAGEELARLLQRVA
- the yidC gene encoding membrane protein insertase YidC, coding for MTDLRRTLLWVVFSMSLVLIWDAWNRHNGEPSMFGPAPVAKPAAAGASTAPGAVPVPSAAAPAAATAAPGATPAVVPAAAASAAQAQRVTVTTDLVKATIDTQGASLVRLELLKQRDQNDRSKNVVLFDQSAKRLYTAQTGLIPPTGGAGLPNHHTVMTLVPGDLALRDGSNEVQVRFESPDVGGVKLAKIYTFKRGDHVIGVRHEVINSSGAAVNPRLYLQLVRDGNPPEGESSFYFTFTGPAVYTDVTKFQKIDFKTIEKHKAGDKPDHATSGNDGWVAMVQHYFASAWLVDNGSGAKLPREFYTGKIDTNTYSVGMFLPVGEVAAGATKAFDAQLFVGPQEENKLAALAPGLELVKDYGWFTILAKPLFWLLTQLHALIGNWGWSIVALVVLLKMAFYWLNASAYRSMAKMKAINPKVMELRERLKDKPQQMQQEMMRIYREEKVNPLGGCLPIVAQMPFFIALYWVLLSSVEMRQAPWLGWIQDLSAIDPFYILPLLMTGTSLLQTWLNPTPPDPVQAKMMWIMPLIFSVMFFFFPAGLVLYWLTNNILSIAQQYLINKQLGVLGK